TTGATAGAGGTTTGTACCTGGCGATGCAGTTCATCGACCAGATCGGCGCGTGCCAAGGGCGCCAGCGTGGTTGCCGGATCGAACGGATCACCCGGCTTAAGCGCTTCTACGGCTTGTTTAAAACGCGCGACAAATTCATCGGCGATAGCGGGCACGACGATAAACCGCTTGGCGGCAATGCAACTCTGGCCAGCGTTTAAAAACCGCGATTGGACGGCGACTTTCACCGCTTGTTCCAGATCGGCATCGTCAAGCACGATAAAGGCATCGGAACCGCCCAGCTCCAACACCGATTTTTTCAAATGCGCGCCTGCTGTGGCGGCGACTTTGCGCCCGGCGGGTTCACTGCCAGTAATCGTCACGGCATGCACGCGCGGATCGGCAATCACCGATTCCACTTGCGCGGAGGAGATCATCAAGGTGCGAAACACACCGGGGGGCAATCCCGCTTCGCGCCACACATCTTCAATCGCCAGCGCGCATTGCGGCACGTTGGAGGCATGCTTGAGCAGACCGCAATTACCCGCCACCAATGCGGGAGCGGCGAAACGGAATACCTGCCACAGTGGAAAATTCCAGGGCATGATTGCGAGCACCGTGCCGAGCGGTTGATAGGCAACAAAACTCTTGCCGGCATCAGTGGCGATCACTTCATCGGCGATAAAACTCGGGCCATGCTCGGCGTAATAGTCACACCCCGCCGCGCACTTTTCGACCTCGGCTTGGGCCTCGTGAAAAAGCTTGCCCATCTCCAGCGTGATCAGCCGCGCCAGCTCATCGCGACGCCGGCGTAACACCGCTGCCGCCCGCAGCAGGCACTCTACCCGTTGCGCGATGGGAGTCGCCGCCCAGCCGGGCGCTGCCTTTGTCGCTTGGGTGATTGCCGCGTCCACGGCCGGCGTCTCCCAGGCCGAATAACCCCCCAGCATCTCGCCGGTAGCGGGATTTCGTGATTTAAAGGTCATTTCAAACCCTCCAGATAAATTCAGGTAAAGGGAAAAAAGGATCCGTCATCTGCTACAGTCAGAGATCCATAATTTTCTCCCCTCCTTATGATGATAATGAGGGGATGAGAACCTAAATTCCAAGCACCATAAAGATAACCCCAGTATAACGTGCCAACTTGACCCCACTGTGGGATAAAGGGACAATTTGCGGCACTTTTCCGATTCCAGCATAGGATTCGTCTTTCGCATGCGCAGCAAAACGATTTGCCTTCTGGGGGGTACCGGTTTTGTCGGCCACCACCTCAGCGCCGCCCTGACCCAGGCCGGATATTCGGTATTGGTCCCGACCCGTCACCGCGAGCGCCATCGATCGCTGTTGGTATTGCCGGGCGTGACCGTGGTCGATGCCAATATTCACGACGAACCGACCCTGACCCGCCTGCTCAAAGACTGTGGCGCAGTGATCAATCTGGTGGCGATTCTCAATGAACACCGGCGCGGCGATTTCGAGCAGGTACACGTCGAGCTGCCGAAAAAAATCCTCCGCGCCTGCCATGCGAATGGCATCTCGCGCCTGATCCACATGAGCGCGCTCAATGCCAACACAACCCAAGGTAGCAGCGCCTACCTGCGCAGCAAGGGCAAGGGCGAAGACCTGGTTCACGCCGCCACTGACATGCAGGTCACCAGTTTCCGGCCGTCAATCATCTTTGGGCAGGACGATCATTTCTTCAATCGCTTTGCGACGCTGCTCCGCACGCTGCCAGTGATGCCGATCGCCTGCCCCGATAGCCGGATGGCGCCGGTGTTCGTCGGCGATGTAGTCACTGCAATTGTAAAATCGTTGAATGACAAAACCACCTTCGGCCAGCGTTATGAACTCTGTGGCCCGGAAGTGTTTACCCTGCAAGATCTGGTGACCTATACCGCCCGCTTGATCAAGAGCAAGCGTCGTCTGCTGCCGTTGGGCGATGGTCTGTCGGCGCTGCAAGGCCGCGTACTGGGAAGGTTGCCCGGCAAGCTGTTCACTTACGACAATTATCTGAGCCTGCAAACACCTGCTGTCTGCGGCCAGCCGTTTCCGCCGCAGTTTGGCATTCAGCCCGCCACCGTCGACAGCATTGTGCCGCTCTACATCGCGGGCCGTGATCTGCGCGGCCGTTATGATTACATGCGCCGTCAGGCGGCGCGTGATGCTGAGTAATTCACCACAATCGTGAAGATATATCAGGTCGGCGGCGCCGTCAGAGATCAACTCCTCGGCTTGCCGGTACAGGATCGCGACTGGGTCGTCGTCGGCGCCACGCCGGAGATGATGCTGACGCAAGGCTATCAGCCCGTCGGCAAGGACTTCCCGGTGTTTCTTCATCCACAAACACACGAGGAATATGCCCTCGCCCGTACCGAGCGCAAGACCGCGCCCGGCTACACCGGCTTTGCCTTTCATGCCGACCCATCAGTCACGCTGGAAGACGATCTGCTACGCCGTGATCTCACTATCAACGCCATGGCGCTGGATGAAAATGGCAACCTGATCGATCCTTACCACGGCCAGCGCGATTTAGCGCAAAAGATTTTGCGTCATGTATCACCGGCTTTTGTCGAAGACCCGGTGCGCATCCTGCGCTTAGCCAGATTTGCCGCCCGCTTTGCACCACTAGGATTCTCCATCGCCGATGAAACCATCACCTTGATGCAAACGATGGTCGCCAACGGCGAGGTCGATGCCCTGGTACCAGAACGGGTGTGGGCCGAATGCCAACGCGCACTGGGCGAGGCGCAACCCTCGGCCTTCATCACCACGCTGCATGAGTGCGGCGCTTTGAAAAAACTGATGCCGGAAATTGACGCCCTGTTCGGCGTACCGCAAACCGCGCATCACCATCCGGAGATCGATACCGGCATCCACACCTTGATGGTCATCGATCAGGCGGCGCGCCTGTGGCGCGACCCGATCATTGTCTGCGCCGCCTTGCTGCACGATCTCGGCAAGGCCACCACGCCCAAGACAGAATTACCGCAACACATCGCCCACGAAACGCGCGGCTTGCCCTTGATTCGCCAGCTCTGCCAACGGCTGCGCGTGCCTAACGATTATCGCGACCTGGCCTTGATCGTCGGCCAATATCATCTGCATAGTCACCGCGCCGCTGAATTGCGCGCCGATACCACCGTCGATTTATTACAAAAGACCGACGCCTTCCGCCGCCCGGAACGGTTTGAACAATTCCTGCGCGCCTGCGAGGCCGACAGTCGTGGTCGTGGCGGCCGCGAAGACACGCCGTATCCCCAAGCCGATTTGTTGCGACGTGCACTCGCCGCCGCACAGGCAGTAGACACCACCGCCATCACCACGCAAGGACTCATCGGCCCCGCCATCGCCGAAGCCATCCGCCAGGCGCGCATCAAGGCTGTGACTGCCATTAAATTCTAAAATCTCTGTGTCCTCGGTAACCGCTCTGAAGTACATGGATGTACAAATGCCGCGAGAGGGCATGGATGCCCGAAGCGGCCATGCGTTGCCCTTCGCATCCATGCGCTCGTCTGTACCTCTGTGGTGAAAAAATTTCTTTCCCCCCGCCCTTCAGAAATCATTTCACCATCCGATGTATGTGCAACTTGATTTCACAGCACAACCATCCAGGGAAAAAAACATTATGCAGTTCAGCAGTGACAGCACGAATCTGATTATCACCGGCGTTCAGGACAACAACAGCAAGTTCCGCCCCAGCGACTGGGCCGAGCGCCTGTCCTCATTGTGGGCCGAATTTGGCCGCGACCAGAAACTACGCTATTCCAGTAAGATATATCCCTGCATGATCGGAGATGATGTCTGCCTGATCGTCGCCAAAAGCCTGGGCCAGCAAGACCCCTCTGGTTATGAGTTTATTCTCAATTTTGCCCGCGAAAACCAGCTCAAGATCCAGGAGGACCGGCGCGAAAACTCATCGCCGACCAGCAATGAGCAGCGGAAAAATGACTGGAATTACAACCACTTCATCCCCAATCATTGACCTGGTCTAAAAATAATTCCCAATTAAAATCAACAGGATATATCCTTACACCCCACCTGCTACAGGCTTGACTTGGGTCAGCCAATCATGACAACCTGAAACTCGCCCCTAAGAAAACCCGGCCTCGGTAGTGGCAGCAGGCCGGCCTTATCCGGGCCTTAAACGTTACGAACGTCGCTATCCTCAATCACAAGCTGGAGGACACTTATGTACGGAGTACGTCACCCTTTAGTTACAGAATTTCCTGATCACACCTCAACGATCAGCCAAATGAAAACCAATGACCCGCAATTTGCGCGCCTGATGTCGGAGTATGACCAAACCGACAAGCGCATTTATGGCCTGGAACGAGCGAGCCTACCAGCTGCAGACAATTACGTGGAGGGATTAAAGAAACGTCGAGTACTTCTGAAGGACCGGATTTATTCGATGCTCACTCAGCAACGCTGACAATTGCTGCCGACAACTATAAACTCACTGCCAACCTCAGCGCGCCTCTGGCGCGCTTTTTTTTGTTTCTACCGACAGGCTCAAGTAATGTTGCGGCCATCTCGATACCAAACCAAAGATCATATCGATTAACGTATGAGCATGACCGATCTCCACCCAACCAAGCTCTCGCCCTGGGCGTTCGTTTTGTCGCTGGCGGCGCATTTCTTTTTGATCGCCCCCCAGCTCCATTTCACCGCCCTGTCTTTTGATGAGCCCAAAATCATCAAGGCAAGCCTGGTGGCACTGCCCAAACTGCAACCCGTCATGCCGTCGACCTCCGCAAAACCAGTGAACCCAGCGAAGCAAAAAAAGGGGGCGCCGCCTCCACCAGTAGCCACTCATCAACCCGCCATGAACACAGCTGGCGCGGAGAATATCTCGCCTGTTGCTGAACCTCCGCCGTCTTCTCCTAGCGCGACATCGATCGCTGCCGGCGAAGCCTCTGGCATCCCCGCAGTGGCCAAGGAAGAGCCCAAGCCAGCCCCCAGCGCCGGGACGACACCAACACCCGCGCAAGAAACAAAACCGATACCACACCCATCATCGGTCAATGTTGAAATTGAATTCGCCTTGTACAAAGGCACAAACGGGTTGAAAGTCGGCAGAGCCACACACACCTGGCAAATCACGAATGATACTTATCTCATTCGCAACGTCATCGAAGCCACGGGCATTTTTGCCATGATCAGATCGGGACAACTGGTGCAAACCAGCCAGGGCAAGGTCACGGGCAGCGGCCTGGAGCCCGACGTCTTTTCCGATCAGCGCGGCCCAATGGCAGACAATATATTTAGCTCCCTGTTTGACCGCCAACATCAGACCCTCACCTATGGCCGGGCGTCGGAAATGACCACTGTCGCGCTACCGCCACAGACTCAGGATCAGCTTTCTTTTATTTATCAATTCGTGCTGCAAGCCCCATTCACCGGGACGGTGCAATTTTCAATGACCAATGGCAGAAAGGTCGATACTTACGCCTATCAGGTCATCGGCGAAGAAACGCTGGAGACTGGACTGGGGAAATTACAAACATTACACCTGAGCAAGGTTCGCCAACCCAATGAAGATGGCGCGGAAGCCTGGCTGGCAAAAGATCACCAATATCTACCGGTGAAGATCAGGCTCACTGACAGAAATGGCGGAGTGGCGGAACAGATAGTCACTGCAATCCGGGCAAAGTAGGCGCTCTGAATTAGGATTCCATCCGCAAATAAACACGAATGAACGCAAAAAATGTCGGCGCAACCCCGCTCCTATATCATCAACGTTTCATCGATAAATTTCCAAGGCGATCATCGTGCCTTGATGATTAACTTTCCTTGCCGCGCAATTTTCGATCCAATGCTTGCAACCGCTCCGGCGTCCCCACATCCCACCACTCGCCGCGATAATGTTCGCCACTGACATCGCCGCGAGCCATCGCCGCCCGCAACAAAGGGGCTAATGGAAAACGTCCAGCCTGGCAACCGGCAAACAATTTTGGATCAAAGACTGCGATACCGCTATAGGTGAGCTTGGCTTCACCGTCGGCCATCACGCGTTGTTGCTGCAACACAAAATCGCCCTTGGGATGCTGCAGTGGATTATCGACCAGCACCAGATGCGCCAATGAACGCGGCGCCTGTAACAAATGCTCAAAAGGAAAATCGGTCCAGACATCACCATTCACGATGATGAACGGTGCATCGCCCAGCAACGGCAAGGCCTTGAAAATACCACCCCCCGTTTCCAGCGCCTCTGTTTCAGCGGAATATTGAATTTTCACACCATAACGCGCGCCATTGCCCAGCGTCTGTTCGATCTGCGCACCCAGGTGCGCAAGATTGATCACCAACTCACGCACCCCGATCGCAGCGAGCCTCAGGATGTGATACTCGATCAAACGCCGACCACCCACTTCCAACAATGGCTTGGGCGTGTGATCGGTCAACGGCCGCATACGCTCGCCACGGCCTGCGGCTAGAATCATTGCTTTCATGATTGAGGAGTGTAAGGGTTACAGCAACTGTTTAAAAGTGAAGGCAAATCAAGTGCACCCTATTTTTGTTCGGATTTCAGATCTCGCTGCAATAATAGCCCCACTGCCTCGCGTGGCGAACGGCCATGATAAAGCACTTGATACACCTGTTCGGTGATCGGCATGTCAATCCCCAGCGTCTGCGCCAAACGCCGTGCCTCCTGCGCTGCCGAGGCGCCTTCGATGACTTGCGCGATACTGCGCCGCGCCGCTGCCAGATCTTCGCCACGCCCCAGCGCCAAACCAAAACGTCGATTGCGCGACTGATCATCGGTGCAAGTCAGCACCAGATCACCCAAACCAGCCAACCCCATTAAGGTCTCGCGCTGGCCACCGAGCGCCACGCCCAGCCGCATCACTTCACTCAATCCACGCGTAATTAACGCGGCACGGGCATTGGCACCGAAACCCAGGCCATCGCTGATCCCGGCAGCAATCGCGAGTACGTTTTTGACCGCGCCGCCGACCTCAACGCCCACCATATCTTGCGAGGTGTAGGCGCGAAAACTATCGCTGCGCAAACGTAACGCCAACTCTGCCGCGAACTCGGCGCTAGGCGAGGCAATTGTCACTGCCGTCGGCAAACCCTTGGCCACTTCCGCCGCGAAGGTCGGCCCCGAAATCACTGCCACCGGATAACGCCCACCCAGCACATCGACCGCGATCTGATGCAACAGCTTGCCACTCTCGGGCTCAAACCCTTTGGTTGCCCAGATCAGGCGCGAGTCCAGTTTTAAAAAGGGGACGATTTGTTCCAAGGTAGAACGGAAGGCATGACTCGGCACTGCCAGTAGAAAATCCCGTACTTGCGCCACGGCCGATAGCTCATGACTGATACGCAGCGCAGATGGCAATTGAATTCCCGGAAGATACCGCTGATTGCAACCACTTGCGGCCAGTTGCGCCAGTTGCGCAGCATCACGCCCCCAGAGCGAGGTCGGCTGTCCGTTGCGCGCCAGCAAAACCGCCAGCGCCGTTCCCCAGGAACCGGCCCCCAATACTAACGTCGGAACCCGCGGCAGCGAATTGCCAGAAGCACCCATCGGCAATTAATGTGCAGCGCCTACGGCCTGTTGCTGTTGTTGCAGATGCTGGGTATAGATGAGATCGAAATTGACCGGCGCCAGCAACATTTGCGGGAAGCCGCCGCGCGTTACAAGATCAGAGACCGCTTCGCGCACATAAGGGAAGAGAATGCCGGGACAAAAACTGCCAAGCAAGTGACCCATTTGCGATTGCTCAAAACCGTCGGCCTGAAAAATACCCGCTTGTTGCACCTCGGCAAGATACGCAGTCTTGTCACCCATTTTGGCGGTCACCGTCACGGTCAGCACCACTTCATGCACGGCCGGACCGACATTTTCAACACGGGTGTTGAGCTGCACATTAACCTCCGGCTCCCATTTTTGCTCGGCGAAGATTGCCGGGGTATTGGGCGCTTCGAAGGAAAGGTCTTTAACGTAAACCTTTTGAATGCCAAACCGGCCCTGGACTTGATTTGCTTCTGACATGATTCTCACCTAACGTTTTTTGGATGTTATCAAGGAACCTCTGATTAACCCTTGCTCACCGGCATATTGGCGCCAGTCCAGGCCATGATCCCGCCATTCAATTTATAAACGGATTTAAATCCTTGCCGCTGCAAGATTGCGCTGGCCTTGGCGGCACGTTGCCCGGTACGGCAATACACGATTAGCGGCTTTTCTTTCAGCGATTCCAGCTCATTGCAACGCGACTCGAGTACGCCCACGGGTATATGACGGGCATTGATAATATGGCCTTCCTTGTACTCACCATCCTCACGCACATCGAGCACCACGGCCTCTTCGCGATTCATCAGCCGCACAGCCTCGTTGGGACTCACTTCCTTGAACCCCAGCAAATGACGCCGCGATTCATTTATCAACAACGCAACAACAGTCATCACCAAAGCTGTCACCAACCACGGGTGATTACCGACAAATTCAAAAAAACGTCCCATGAACCCACTCACTCTGGCGCTATTTCAACCACAAACAGCGCCGAAGCAAGTGCGGCGCTATTCAGTACAAAAGATCTCACGCATCATACTGATCAACTGCAAAGTACGGCGATCGCTGATGCGATAATATACACGATTGGCATCCTTACGGCAGGCCAAAATGTCCTTATCCCGTAAAATAGCCAGATGCTGGGAGATGTTGCTTTGCGAAGTACCGACTTGCTCGACGATGTCCTGCACATTGACTTCTTGATCCCCCACCGTACAGAGAATCTTGAGCCGTAGCGGATGCGACATCGCCTTCAATGAGCGCGCAGCGCGATCAATGTCCTCGTCCCGGTATATCAATCCTCCTTGCCCATCTCCATCATCCATTCTTTTAGGCATGACATGCACTACTCCTTCCGCTTTCATAGATTCCCCTATAGTCTTAAATCCATTAAGACACGCTTCAGCACCAAGTCCTTCTGGCACGCTTTAAAGCTTAACAGTTCTTATTTACCATGAATAGTATGTTTTTGTTTTGACAGGAGATAGTATATAATTTGCCCCCATTTTGTTACCTGTAGTTTGTTACAGGGATCATGTTGATCTGAACATACAACCAAGGGACTGGCATCCAACCCGCCAGCTCGTAACGCAAACAAACGATGCCTAATGCACCGAAACCCTTGACCCTGATTGTCCTTGATGGCTGGGGTTATAGCGAAGACCCAAGCTCCAACGCGATCGCCCACGCCAAAACCCCGGTTTGGGACAAGCTGTGGGCGAGCTATCCGCGTTCGCTGCTCACGTGTTCTGGCGCCGAAGTCGGCCTACCCTCTGACCAGATGGGGAATTCCGAGGTCGGACACCTGAATCTGGGGGCCGGCCGGGTGGTATACCAGGAATTCACTCGCATCAGCCGCGCCATCAAGACTGGCTCGTTTTTCACCAATCACACACTGACCAATGCCGTTGATCAGGCCATCGCCAACGGCAAGGCACTGCACATCCTGGGACTACTCTCTCCGGGCGGCGTCCATAGCCATGAAGAACATATCCAGGCCATGGCCCGCCTCGCGACTCAACGCGGCGCGCGCGAAGTGTATCTTCATGCCTTCCTCGATGGCCGCGATACCGCGCCCAAGAGCGCCGCATCCTCACTCAAGGCCATGGAACAGGTATTTACCGAATGCGGCGCCGGCCGCATCGCGTCGGTGATTGGCCGTTATTACGCCATGGACCGCGACCACCGCTGGCCACGTATTCAGGCCGCCTACGAGCTGATCACAAACGGCAAGGGCGAGTTCACTACCCCTAACGTACTGAGCGCCCTCGAAGCCGCCTACAGCCGTGGCGAAACCGATGAGTTTGTAAAGGCCACGGCCATTATCCCGGCGGGCAAGGCGCCGGTCACCATCAACGATGGCGACGTGGTGATTTTCATGAATTACCGCTCCGACCGCGCGCGCCAGATTGCCCGCGCCTTCGCCGAAGACGATTTCCCGGGTTTTGATCGCGGCACACGCCCGAAACTCGGCGCCTTCGTCAGCCTGACCGAATATCAAAGTGACCTGCCGGTACCCACGGCATTTCCACCGGAGCGGCTCGGCAACAGCTTTGGCGAATACATCGCCCGTTGCGGCCTGCGCCAATTACGCATTGCCGAAACTGAAAAGTACGCGCATGTGACGTTCTTCTTCAATGGCGGTGAAGAAAAGGTATTTCCGGGCGAAGATCGCATCCTCGTCCCCTCGCCCAACGTTGCGACCTATGACCTGCAGCCCGAGATGAGCGCTGTCGAGCTGACCGACAAGCTGGTCGCCGCCATCGAGAGCGGCAAGTACGATGCCATCATCTGCAACTACGCCAATCCCGACATGGTGGGCCATACCGGCAACTTCGATGCCGCCGTGAAGGCCATTGAGACCATCGACCTGTGCCTGGGGCGTGTCATCGCCGCCCTGCAGAAGGTGGGCGGCGAGGCGTTGATCACCGCCGATCATGGCAACGCCGAACGCATGCGCGACACCGAAACCGGCCAAGCCCACACCGCGCACACGCACAATCCGGTACCGTTTATTTACGTTGGCCGCGCTGCAACACCCTGCAACGGCCGTGGCTCGCTTGCCGATGTCGCGCCGACCATGCTTTATTTGATGGGATTGGCCGCGCCCAGCGAAATGAGCGGCCATCCGTTAATGATTTTGCAATAATATTTGCGATAATCGACGGATGCCTATCGCCGTCGCAAGCTCATTTCTTCGTTTTTTTGTCGCCAGCCTGATACTGGCCACCTCATCAGTCAGCCTCGCCGAAAACCTTGAACAAAAAACCGAGGAACTGGAACAACTGCGGCAAAACATCAAAACCATCAAGAAAGAGCTCTCACTCGAGCAAATCCGCCAGAACACATTGCAGCGCGAATTGGCCAAAACCGAAAAAGAGGCCAGCCGCCTGCATCAAGAACTGCGCCGCCTGGACAACGATCTCCGTCAGCAGCAACAAACCAAACATGACCTTGAAAACGAGATCGCCCATCTCGACCAAACGCTGCAATCCCAGCGCCAGCAACTGGCGGTCCAAATCCGCGCCAATTATGGCAACAGCGCTCAATCGCCGATCAAGCTATTGCTCAATCAGGAAGACCCTACCGCCATCGATCGCCTGCTGCACTATCATCATTATGTACAGCAGGCCCAGGCTCACATTATCACCAAGGCCCAATACAACCGCACTCAACTCAGCCAGCTGGAACAAGAGCTACAACACCAGACTGAAAAGCTGGAGGCCATTCAGTCCGCACAAAAACAACGGCACCAGGAACTCACTGCCGCCCAGCAACAACGCAGCAAATTATTAACCCAATCCCAACGCCGCGCGGATCGTCAGGAACAAAAGCTCGAACAACTGGTCGAAGATGCACAGGAGTTGAGTGAATTGATCAAGCGCCTGCAAGCCAAGCGCCGTACTCAGCCGTACATCCCCAAGAGCAAATCCCTGGCCGAACTCAAGGGCAAACTGCTGTGGCCGATCGAAGCCCCGCTACGCCACCGTTTTGGCAGCCCGCGCAACCAAACGTCTCTCACCTGGCAAGGCGTAGTGCTTGACGGCAAGAGCGGCCAGGAGGTGCAGGCTATCGCCCCCGGACGGGTCGCCTTTGCCGAGTGGATCCGTGGCTATGGCCTGCTGCTTATTGTTGATCATGGTGAGGGTTACATGAGCCTCTATGGGCATAACCAAGCCCTGCTCAAGGAAGCCGGTGACGAAGTGAACGCCGGAGAGAGTATCGCCACTGTCGGCAACAGCGGTGGCCAGGAAATCCCCGGCCTGTATTTCGAAATCCGCAAGGATGGCAAACCAGCGGATCCGGCACTTTGGTGCCATTAAGGCCCTTATTTTTTGCTTGTAAGTTGCCGCTATAGCTTAGTATTCTGCAATTCGACTAGAATCCAGCGCATTTCCTTATAATTTTTGGAGCCACGAATGAAATTGCCCATGCGTTCCCTGCTCATCCTCAGTATTGGACTGGTGATGGGGGTATCCCTGACCATCGGCCACGGTGTGCTCGCACAGCGTGACGCCGCCAAAGGCGGGGCGCCGCTGCCTCTCGACGAGATGCGCACCTTTACCGAGGTCTTTGGCAAAATCAAATCCGACTACGTCGAACCGACCGAAGACTCCACGCTGCTGGAAAATGCCATTCGCGGCATGCTCACTGGCCTTGATCCACACTCTTCGTACCTCGATGCCGAGGCCTATCGCGAACTGCAAGTGGGCACCACCGGTGAGTTCGGCGGCCTGGGCATTGAAGTCGGGATGGAAGATGGCTTCGTCAAGGTGATTTCCCCGATCGACGACACCCCGGCGCAACGTGCAGGCGTCAAAGCCGGCGACCTGATCATTCGCATCGACGAAACACCGGTCAAAGGTTTGAGCCTCAACGAGGCCGTGAAATTGATGCGCGGCAAACCCGGCACCGACATCGTGCTCCAGATCATGCGCGAAGGCCTGGAAAAACCGCTCAAGATCACGGTCACCCGCGCCATTATCAAGGTCAACAGCGTCAAGACCGAGTCCCTGGATAAGGGTTTTGGTTATTTGCGCATCACCCAGTTCCAGGCCAACACCGGCGAAGACATGGTGCAAGCGCTGAGCAAACTGAAGAAAGACAATGAAGGCGGCCTCAAGGGTATGATCCTGGACCTGCGTAATAATCCGGGCGGTGTTCTTAACGCAGCAGTCGCGGTCTCCGATGCCTTCCTTGAAGATGGCTTAATTGTCTACACCGAAGGCCGCGTTAACGATTCGCAGATGCAGTTCAAAGCCACTCCAAACGATATTTTGAAGGGCGCGCCGATCATCGTTCTGGTCAACGGTGGCTCGGCGTCGGCGTCGGAAATCGTTGCCGGAGCGCTACAGGATCACAAACGCGCCATCATCATGGGCAGTAAGACCTTCGGCAAAGGCTCGGTGCAAACCATCCTGCCGATGCAAAACGGCGCCGCCCTGAAACTGACCACGGCCCGCTATTTCACGCCATCCGGCCGCTCAATCCAGGCTGAAGGCATCAATCCTGACATCGCACTGGAAAACGTGAAGGTCACCGCCGTCGAGTCCAGCGGCTTTGACCCGATCAAGGAGGCCGACCTGTCACGCCACCTGCGCAACGACAAACAGGAGGAGGAAGCGGCACCGCCGAAGGAATCCAAGAACGGCAAAGACAAGGATGCCAAGGGCAGCAAGAAGGACGGCGACAAGCCGGCCAAGATCAGTCTTGCCGACCGCGACTATCAACTCTACGAGGCGCTGAACCTGCTCAAGGGACTTTATATCTTGCAGCAGCAACACTAAACCAATGACCACAGCGCGCCACAGGCGAGGCCAGTTTTTCAGGATCATCCTGACCGGCCTCGCCGCTGTGGCGCTCACGCCCGTCCACGCCCAATCACTGCAACCAGAGCCGGTACCGCCGCGCATCAGCATTATCATCGACGACCTCGGCGACCAGTTCGAACGTGATTGGCGCGTTGTACGTCTTCCCGGCGCGGTCAGTCTCGCCTTTCTGCCCTATAGCCCCTATAGCCGCGACCTGGCCGAGCGCGCCCATCGCCTGGGCAAAGATGTGCTGCTGCATTTGCCGATGGAATCGATTGAACATCATCCCCTCGGCCCAGGCGCCATCACGCTCGACATGACCGAAAACGAAGTCCTGCGCACCATCAGTGCCGACCTCGCCTCCGTGCCACATGCCATCGGCATCAATAACCACATGGGCAGTTTACTCACCCGCCACCCCGGCCACATGCAATGGCTGATGAGTGAATTAAAACGCCGTGGCAATCTCTTTTTTATCGACAGCCGCACCACCGCCCGTACGGTTGCCTTGCGACTGGCACAAGAAAATCAGGTGCCGGCACTGGGGCGCGATGTCTTTCTCGACGACGATCCCAGCCCCGCCGCGATCAAGCATGAATTTCAGCGCCTG
This Gammaproteobacteria bacterium DNA region includes the following protein-coding sequences:
- a CDS encoding peptidoglycan DD-metalloendopeptidase family protein is translated as MPIAVASSFLRFFVASLILATSSVSLAENLEQKTEELEQLRQNIKTIKKELSLEQIRQNTLQRELAKTEKEASRLHQELRRLDNDLRQQQQTKHDLENEIAHLDQTLQSQRQQLAVQIRANYGNSAQSPIKLLLNQEDPTAIDRLLHYHHYVQQAQAHIITKAQYNRTQLSQLEQELQHQTEKLEAIQSAQKQRHQELTAAQQQRSKLLTQSQRRADRQEQKLEQLVEDAQELSELIKRLQAKRRTQPYIPKSKSLAELKGKLLWPIEAPLRHRFGSPRNQTSLTWQGVVLDGKSGQEVQAIAPGRVAFAEWIRGYGLLLIVDHGEGYMSLYGHNQALLKEAGDEVNAGESIATVGNSGGQEIPGLYFEIRKDGKPADPALWCH
- a CDS encoding S41 family peptidase, producing the protein MRSLLILSIGLVMGVSLTIGHGVLAQRDAAKGGAPLPLDEMRTFTEVFGKIKSDYVEPTEDSTLLENAIRGMLTGLDPHSSYLDAEAYRELQVGTTGEFGGLGIEVGMEDGFVKVISPIDDTPAQRAGVKAGDLIIRIDETPVKGLSLNEAVKLMRGKPGTDIVLQIMREGLEKPLKITVTRAIIKVNSVKTESLDKGFGYLRITQFQANTGEDMVQALSKLKKDNEGGLKGMILDLRNNPGGVLNAAVAVSDAFLEDGLIVYTEGRVNDSQMQFKATPNDILKGAPIIVLVNGGSASASEIVAGALQDHKRAIIMGSKTFGKGSVQTILPMQNGAALKLTTARYFTPSGRSIQAEGINPDIALENVKVTAVESSGFDPIKEADLSRHLRNDKQEEEAAPPKESKNGKDKDAKGSKKDGDKPAKISLADRDYQLYEALNLLKGLYILQQQH
- a CDS encoding divergent polysaccharide deacetylase family protein encodes the protein MTTARHRRGQFFRIILTGLAAVALTPVHAQSLQPEPVPPRISIIIDDLGDQFERDWRVVRLPGAVSLAFLPYSPYSRDLAERAHRLGKDVLLHLPMESIEHHPLGPGAITLDMTENEVLRTISADLASVPHAIGINNHMGSLLTRHPGHMQWLMSELKRRGNLFFIDSRTTARTVALRLAQENQVPALGRDVFLDDDPSPAAIKHEFQRLIKLARQQGHAVAIGHPHQSTLNLLERELPTLESLGIQLIPISALILAPNASTPTEAAVDNQNDNKALVYYQSRNTSAIPTERGIAPPPLPASATLR